The following coding sequences lie in one Girardinichthys multiradiatus isolate DD_20200921_A chromosome 13, DD_fGirMul_XY1, whole genome shotgun sequence genomic window:
- the LOC124879884 gene encoding tissue alpha-L-fucosidase-like, which translates to MAAVFLLLLAFVPPTAARYTPDWTSLDGRPLPSWYDEAKLGIFVHWGVFSVPGFDSEWFWWHWQGQQPPDPKCVSYMSRNYPPGFSYPEFAPHFHAQFFNPEEWADIFKASGAKYVVLTAKHHEGFTNWASPYSWNWNSVDTGPNRDLVGDLGDAVRNRSLHYGLYNSLYEWFNPLYLDDKKNGFKTQRFVMKKLLPELYNMVVRYRPEVIWSDGDWEAPDTYWNSTQFLTWLYNDSPVKDTVVTNDRWGAGCACKHGGFYNCEDKYTPGQLPKHKWEKCTSVDTLSWGYRRNMKLKELMELPVIIDDLVSTVALGGNYLLNVGPTADGTIPTVFEERLRGVGAWLETNGEAIFATKPWRVQMENTTIPVWYTSKGATVYAIITARPPTTTLKLLIPKTSLTTKVTLLGIPSPLPWAPVYPNGGLIVLLPDLPSTPGQAWTLKLDAVQ; encoded by the exons ATGGCGGCTGTTTTCCTCCTTCTCCTCGCCTTCGTGCCTCCCACCGCGGCTCGTTACACGCCTGACTGGACGAGCCTGGACGGTAGACCGCTGCCCTCTTGGTACGACGAAGCTAAGTTGGGCATTTTTGTCCACTGGGGTGTGTTTTCAGTGCCCGGCTTCGACAGCGAGTGGTTCTGGTGGCACTGGCAAGGTCAGCAGCCGCCCGACCCGAAGTGTGTGAGCTACATGTCCAGGAATTACCCACCCGGCTTCAGCTACCCGGAGTTCGCCCCTCACTTCCACGCTCAGTTCTTCAACCCGGAAGAGTGGGCGGACATCTTCAAAGCCTCTGGTGCAAA ATATGTTGTCCTGACTGCCAAACACCATGAAGGATTTACTAACTGGGCGTCTCCATATTCCTGGAACTGGAATTCTGTTGATACTGGTCCTAACAGGGACTTAGTGGGAGACCTGGGAGATGCAGTACGCAACAG ATCGCTGCACTACGGGCTCTACAACTCCTTGTATGAATGGTTCAACCCGCTCTACTTAGATGACAAGAAGAATGGATTCAAAACACAGCGGTTTGTGATGAAGAAACTGCTTCCTGAGCTCTATAACATGGTCGTAAG GTACAGACCTGAGGTGATCTGGTCTGATGGCGACTGGGAAGCACCTGACACCTACTGGAACTCCACCCAGTTCCTGACGTGGCTTTACAACGACAGCCCTGTCAAA GATACTGTCGTGACCAACGACCGATGGGGAGCTGGCTGTGCCTGCAAGCACGGTGGCTTTTATAACTGCGAGGACAAATATACTCCAGGTCAGCTGCCCAAACACAAGTGGGAGAAATGCACATCTGTGGACACTTTATCCTGGGGTTACCGTCGAAACATGAAGCTCAAAGAACTGATGGAGTTGCCTGTTATTATTGAC GATCTGGTCAGCACGGTGGCTCTTGGAGGTAACTATCTTCTGAATGTAGGCCCCACAGCCGATGGGACTATCCCCACTGTGTTTGAGGAGAGGCTGAGGGGTGTTGGCGCCTGGCTTGAAACCAACGGAGAGGCCATATTTGCTACCAAACCCTGGAGGGTCCAAATGGAAAACACCACCATACCAGTGTG GTATACCTCAAAAGGGGCCACAGTCTACGCCATCATAACAGCCAGACCCCCAACAACTACACTGAAGCTGTTGATCCCCAAAACATCACTAACAACTAAG GTGACCCTCTTGGGAATTCCTTCCCCTTTACCCTGGGCCCCGGTCTACCCTAATGGAGGTCTCATCGTTCTTTTACCTGATCTACCTTCCACTCCTGGTCAAGCATGGACACTCAAACTGGACGCTGTCCAGTAA
- the zbtb8b gene encoding zinc finger and BTB domain-containing protein 8B isoform X2: MEVPCYLSKLLFELNEQRKRDFFCDCSILVEGRVFKAHRNVLFAGSGYFRALLVHYLQDSGQRYSTASLDIVTADAFSVILDFLYSGRLALNSNNVIEVMSAASYLQMTDLVNFCKEYIHSSLEICNKEKERNTQKENKPDDGEIGPADSGTPASISGGADVTGTCSEAVEADGGSVLGPEAGTSTRTPLSTAVATPAGSSRNIGSAYSSKEGFAPGSEEQKGHMDQTNLSSSSSSALTPELVNPKIEYDPDELVESPDTKDLAPYTGPSLHSTHHSRLLLQSPSTSNERSPLGYSPSFNARQLMEILSRGEGPRGPSPLGDRAGQRFSQGLGSNTGGGRMDENLGFVGSSIMEIQSDWLGEDTGDGLVVPVKLHKCPFCPYTAKQKGIMKRHIRCHTGERPFPCPMCGKRFTRQEHLRTHALSVRANIVLFYASCKGVYLHSLQLQQNSSQALLASIMQELQANVHRVKRFTGIEALRHLRQLQLCDHN; this comes from the exons ATGGAGGTACCCTGTTATCTGTCTAAACTGCTGTTTGAGCTCAACGAGCAGCGAAAGCGAGATTTCTTCTGTGATTGCAGTATCCTGGTGGAGGGGCGTGTTTTTAAAGCCCATCGGAATGTGCTATTTGCTGGAAGCGGCTATTTCCGGGCTCTTCTGGTTCACTACCTTCAG GACAGCGGACAGCGCTACAGCACAGCGTCGTTGGACATCGTAACAGCTGACGCTTTCTCCGTCATCCTCGACTTCCTCTACTCTGGCCGCTTAGCTCTTAACAGCAACAACGTCATTGAGGTGATGTCAGCAGCTAGCTACCTGCAGATGACAGATTTGGTCAACTTTTGCAAAGAGTACATCCACTCATCTTTGGAGATTTGTAACAAGGAGAAGGAGAGGAACACGCAGAAAGAGAACAAGCCGGACGATGGAGAGATTGGACCTGCTGACAGTGGAACTCCTGCATCCATCTCAGGTGGTGCAGATGTTACAGGGACATGTTCAGAGGCTGTAGAGGCAGATGGAGGCTCAGTTTTAGGTCCTGAGGCAGGGACCTCAACAAGGACGCCCTTGTCCACTGCTGTTGCCACCCCTGCCGGCTCCAGTAGAAACATTGGCAGTGCTTACTCCTCTAAGGAAGGGTTTGCCCCTGGGAGTGAAGAACAAAAGGGGCACATGGATCAGACTAACCTctcatcctcctcatcctctGCTTTGACTCCAGAGTTAGTGAACCCTAAAATAGAGTACGACCCTGATGAACTTGTAGAGTCCCCTGACACCAAAGACCTTGCTCCATATACAGGACCTTCTCTGCACAGCACACACCATAGCAGGTTACTTCTCCAAAGTCCCTCAACCTCCAACGAGCGCTCCCCTTTGGGATACAGCCCTTCATTTAATGCCCGACAGCTGATGGAGATTCTGTCCAGGGGTGAAGGCCCCAGAGGCCCCAGCCCTCTGGGGGACCGGGCAGGTCAGCGCTTCAGCCAAGGACTGGGCAGCAACACAGGAGGTGGCAGAATGGATGAAAATTTAGGTTTTGTTGGGTCATCTATCATGGAGATCCAATCTGATTGGCTTGGAGAGGACACAG GCGATGGCTTGGTAGTGCCAGTAAAACTCCACAAGTGCCCTTTCTGTCCATACACTGCCAAGCAGAAAGGAATCATGAAGAGACACATCCGCTGCCACACAGGAGAGAGACCCTTCCCCTGTCCCATGTGTGGGAAGAGGTTCACACGGCAGGAGCACCTCCGCACCCATGCTCTTAGTGTAAGAGCCaacattgtgttgttttatgCCTCCTGCAAAGGTGTTTACTTGCATTCTCTACAGCTGCAGCAAAACA GTTCACAGGCACTATTGGCCAGTATCATGCAAGAGCTGCAGGCGAACGTTCACCGGGTCAAGCGTTTCACCGGGATTGAGGCGCTTCGGCATCTGCGACAGCTGCAACTGTGTGACCACAACTAA
- the zbtb8b gene encoding zinc finger and BTB domain-containing protein 8B isoform X1, whose product MEVPCYLSKLLFELNEQRKRDFFCDCSILVEGRVFKAHRNVLFAGSGYFRALLVHYLQDSGQRYSTASLDIVTADAFSVILDFLYSGRLALNSNNVIEVMSAASYLQMTDLVNFCKEYIHSSLEICNKEKERNTQKENKPDDGEIGPADSGTPASISGGADVTGTCSEAVEADGGSVLGPEAGTSTRTPLSTAVATPAGSSRNIGSAYSSKEGFAPGSEEQKGHMDQTNLSSSSSSALTPELVNPKIEYDPDELVESPDTKDLAPYTGPSLHSTHHSRLLLQSPSTSNERSPLGYSPSFNARQLMEILSRGEGPRGPSPLGDRAGQRFSQGLGSNTGGGRMDENLGFVGSSIMEIQSDWLGEDTGDGLVVPVKLHKCPFCPYTAKQKGIMKRHIRCHTGERPFPCPMCGKRFTRQEHLRTHALSVHRHYWPVSCKSCRRTFTGSSVSPGLRRFGICDSCNCVTTTNEDSAPVDPSSQVEPMVRGDGSTDWSSFMDDVDEVEVGRVEDLVEKQMLERQLAECSDVNHTL is encoded by the exons ATGGAGGTACCCTGTTATCTGTCTAAACTGCTGTTTGAGCTCAACGAGCAGCGAAAGCGAGATTTCTTCTGTGATTGCAGTATCCTGGTGGAGGGGCGTGTTTTTAAAGCCCATCGGAATGTGCTATTTGCTGGAAGCGGCTATTTCCGGGCTCTTCTGGTTCACTACCTTCAG GACAGCGGACAGCGCTACAGCACAGCGTCGTTGGACATCGTAACAGCTGACGCTTTCTCCGTCATCCTCGACTTCCTCTACTCTGGCCGCTTAGCTCTTAACAGCAACAACGTCATTGAGGTGATGTCAGCAGCTAGCTACCTGCAGATGACAGATTTGGTCAACTTTTGCAAAGAGTACATCCACTCATCTTTGGAGATTTGTAACAAGGAGAAGGAGAGGAACACGCAGAAAGAGAACAAGCCGGACGATGGAGAGATTGGACCTGCTGACAGTGGAACTCCTGCATCCATCTCAGGTGGTGCAGATGTTACAGGGACATGTTCAGAGGCTGTAGAGGCAGATGGAGGCTCAGTTTTAGGTCCTGAGGCAGGGACCTCAACAAGGACGCCCTTGTCCACTGCTGTTGCCACCCCTGCCGGCTCCAGTAGAAACATTGGCAGTGCTTACTCCTCTAAGGAAGGGTTTGCCCCTGGGAGTGAAGAACAAAAGGGGCACATGGATCAGACTAACCTctcatcctcctcatcctctGCTTTGACTCCAGAGTTAGTGAACCCTAAAATAGAGTACGACCCTGATGAACTTGTAGAGTCCCCTGACACCAAAGACCTTGCTCCATATACAGGACCTTCTCTGCACAGCACACACCATAGCAGGTTACTTCTCCAAAGTCCCTCAACCTCCAACGAGCGCTCCCCTTTGGGATACAGCCCTTCATTTAATGCCCGACAGCTGATGGAGATTCTGTCCAGGGGTGAAGGCCCCAGAGGCCCCAGCCCTCTGGGGGACCGGGCAGGTCAGCGCTTCAGCCAAGGACTGGGCAGCAACACAGGAGGTGGCAGAATGGATGAAAATTTAGGTTTTGTTGGGTCATCTATCATGGAGATCCAATCTGATTGGCTTGGAGAGGACACAG GCGATGGCTTGGTAGTGCCAGTAAAACTCCACAAGTGCCCTTTCTGTCCATACACTGCCAAGCAGAAAGGAATCATGAAGAGACACATCCGCTGCCACACAGGAGAGAGACCCTTCCCCTGTCCCATGTGTGGGAAGAGGTTCACACGGCAGGAGCACCTCCGCACCCATGCTCTTAGT GTTCACAGGCACTATTGGCCAGTATCATGCAAGAGCTGCAGGCGAACGTTCACCGGGTCAAGCGTTTCACCGGGATTGAGGCGCTTCGGCATCTGCGACAGCTGCAACTGTGTGACCACAACTAATGAGGACTCTGCCCCCGTTGACCCCTCCAGCCAGGTGGAGCCCATGGTGCGTGGGGATGGCAGCACAGACTGGTCAAGCTTTATGGACGATGTGGACGAGGTGGAGGTCGGTAGAGTGGAGGACTTGGTGGAGAAACAGATGCTGGAAAGACAGCTGGCCGAGTGCTCAGATGTCAATCATACACTGTAA
- the zbtb8b gene encoding zinc finger and BTB domain-containing protein 8B isoform X3, with the protein MEVPCYLSKLLFELNEQRKRDFFCDCSILVEGRVFKAHRNVLFAGSGYFRALLVHYLQDSGQRYSTASLDIVTADAFSVILDFLYSGRLALNSNNVIEVMSAASYLQMTDLVNFCKEYIHSSLEICNKEKERNTQKENKPDDGEIGPADSGTPASISGGADVTGTCSEAVEADGGSVLGPEAGTSTRTPLSTAVATPAGSSRNIGSAYSSKEGFAPGSEEQKGHMDQTNLSSSSSSALTPELVNPKIEYDPDELVESPDTKDLAPYTGPSLHSTHHSRLLLQSPSTSNERSPLGYSPSFNARQLMEILSRGEGPRGPSPLGDRAGQRFSQGLGSNTGGGRMDENLGFVGSSIMEIQSDWLGEDTGDGLVVPVKLHKCPFCPYTAKQKGIMKRHIRCHTGERPFPCPMCGKRFTRQEHLRTHALSVRANIVLFYASCKGSQALLASIMQELQANVHRVKRFTGIEALRHLRQLQLCDHN; encoded by the exons ATGGAGGTACCCTGTTATCTGTCTAAACTGCTGTTTGAGCTCAACGAGCAGCGAAAGCGAGATTTCTTCTGTGATTGCAGTATCCTGGTGGAGGGGCGTGTTTTTAAAGCCCATCGGAATGTGCTATTTGCTGGAAGCGGCTATTTCCGGGCTCTTCTGGTTCACTACCTTCAG GACAGCGGACAGCGCTACAGCACAGCGTCGTTGGACATCGTAACAGCTGACGCTTTCTCCGTCATCCTCGACTTCCTCTACTCTGGCCGCTTAGCTCTTAACAGCAACAACGTCATTGAGGTGATGTCAGCAGCTAGCTACCTGCAGATGACAGATTTGGTCAACTTTTGCAAAGAGTACATCCACTCATCTTTGGAGATTTGTAACAAGGAGAAGGAGAGGAACACGCAGAAAGAGAACAAGCCGGACGATGGAGAGATTGGACCTGCTGACAGTGGAACTCCTGCATCCATCTCAGGTGGTGCAGATGTTACAGGGACATGTTCAGAGGCTGTAGAGGCAGATGGAGGCTCAGTTTTAGGTCCTGAGGCAGGGACCTCAACAAGGACGCCCTTGTCCACTGCTGTTGCCACCCCTGCCGGCTCCAGTAGAAACATTGGCAGTGCTTACTCCTCTAAGGAAGGGTTTGCCCCTGGGAGTGAAGAACAAAAGGGGCACATGGATCAGACTAACCTctcatcctcctcatcctctGCTTTGACTCCAGAGTTAGTGAACCCTAAAATAGAGTACGACCCTGATGAACTTGTAGAGTCCCCTGACACCAAAGACCTTGCTCCATATACAGGACCTTCTCTGCACAGCACACACCATAGCAGGTTACTTCTCCAAAGTCCCTCAACCTCCAACGAGCGCTCCCCTTTGGGATACAGCCCTTCATTTAATGCCCGACAGCTGATGGAGATTCTGTCCAGGGGTGAAGGCCCCAGAGGCCCCAGCCCTCTGGGGGACCGGGCAGGTCAGCGCTTCAGCCAAGGACTGGGCAGCAACACAGGAGGTGGCAGAATGGATGAAAATTTAGGTTTTGTTGGGTCATCTATCATGGAGATCCAATCTGATTGGCTTGGAGAGGACACAG GCGATGGCTTGGTAGTGCCAGTAAAACTCCACAAGTGCCCTTTCTGTCCATACACTGCCAAGCAGAAAGGAATCATGAAGAGACACATCCGCTGCCACACAGGAGAGAGACCCTTCCCCTGTCCCATGTGTGGGAAGAGGTTCACACGGCAGGAGCACCTCCGCACCCATGCTCTTAGTGTAAGAGCCaacattgtgttgttttatgCCTCCTGCAAAG GTTCACAGGCACTATTGGCCAGTATCATGCAAGAGCTGCAGGCGAACGTTCACCGGGTCAAGCGTTTCACCGGGATTGAGGCGCTTCGGCATCTGCGACAGCTGCAACTGTGTGACCACAACTAA